The following is a genomic window from Pseudomonas promysalinigenes.
GCGGCAACGGCCGTCTCCTCCAACAGGTACTGCACCGATTATGAGCCCGCGCTGGCGGCGAGCAAACACTCGCTGGCGAAGCGGATCACATTTCAGCGCACACTTGCCAGTTCATGGCCGCAGGCCAGGCAGTGGCTGAGCCATTCACCCAGAAACAGATTGAGCTGCGCCTTTTCGTCCGGCTGGTGCATGGCCTTGTTGGGGTACGGGTAAATGCTGCGCAGGCGCCGGGTATGCTCGGCGCTGATCACCTCGGCCATGCGCGCATCGTGATACACCTGCACCTCCAGCTGCGGCACCGGCAGCCATGGCAGGCTGTGCTCCTGGCGCACGCGCACGGTGGTGGTGTATGGGCAAGCCAACAGCACATCGAGCACTAGCACACCCAGCATCTGGTCACCCTGGGTCATGCCAATGCGCCGGGAACTCTGCGTTGTACGCATATCGGGCAGCAGGCGCATGAGCCGGGCGTAGTTGGCCTCGCAGGCTGCCTGCAGCCCGGCCAGATCGACCCGATAACGCTCACGCAAAAGGTTCACTTCCACATACCTCGAACTTCATCTTTGTTCAGCGCCAGCCACTGCAGGCCGATGATGGTCGCCGCGTTGCAGATGCGCCCGTCACGCACTGCCTGTAGCGCATCTTCGAACGACCAGACCCGCACGCGAATGTCCTCGCCCTCTTCTTCGAGCCCATGCAGGCCCCCGGCGCTTTCGCTGCTGCAACGCCCCAGAAACAGGTGAACGTACTCATCGCTACCACCAGGAGAGGGGAAGTAGCGAGTCATGGGCCACAAGGCGCTGAAACTCAGCCCCGCCTCTTCTTCGGCTTCGCGATGGGCGACTTCTTCCGGTTGCTCGTCCTTGTCGATCAGCCCGGCGACCATTTCGATCAGCCAAGGGTTATCGATTTTTTCCAGAGCGCCCACGCGAAACTGCTCGATCAACACCACCTCGTCGCGCAGCGGGTCGTAGGGCAGTACGCACACTGCGTCGTGGCGCACGAACAGTTCACGGCTGATCTCGCGGCCCATGCCGCCAGCGAACAGTTCGTGGCGCAGCTGCACTTTGTCGAGTTTGTAAAAGCCCTTGAAACAGTTTGCCCGGTTGACGATCTCGACCGCCTTGGGCACCGAATTCAACGTATCTGTCATTGCAACCCCCATCTACCTCGAATACCGCATCGCGCCATCCTACTCTGCACGCTTGCGCGTTTCACCCCTTTCCGGCAACCGTTCGCACACTCGGGACAGTACGTCTTCACTCTGTTAGCTTAGTGGCGAACCGAAGGCCGCGCAGACGGTCATAGTCCGACTTTTCCCTGTTCTGCAAGGATCATCATGACACTCGTCAAACTGACTTCCGTGGCCGTGCTGGCACTCGCTCTGGGCGCCTGCCAGAGCCTGTTCGCGCCCAACTACCGGACCCCGCTGGAGGTCAAGCGTGATGCCTGGGAGCACGTCAAGCCCGGCTGCAGCGCCAGCGACTGCCCGCTGGTGAACATCGACACCGTTCATTTCCCGGCCCAGCCCAAGCTCGACGCCATTGTCGAAAAACGCCTGCTGCAACTGACCGAAGACAATCAGCATGGCACCGCGCCAAGCTCCCTGCAGGCCTACGAGCAGCAATACCTGGCCAGTGCCGACAAACGCAACAGCAGCTACTTGCAAGCCAAGGTACGCGAGCAGCATGACGGGCTGGTGATCATCGAGCTGTCCAGCTACCTGGACAGTGGCGGCGCCCACGGTATGCCGGGGCGCGGTTTCATCAACTACTCGCGCAAGCTGGATAAGGTCCTGACCCTGCAGGACATGCTGGTGCCAGGCCAGGAGCAAGCCTTCTGGAAGACCGTCGAGGAGTCCCACCGCGCCTGGCTGATCAGCGTTGGCATGGACAAGGATGCCGAGTTCGTCAAGACCTGGCCATTCAAGCGCTCGCCACACATCGCCTTGACCTACGGCGCAGTCGTGGTGAAGTACGAGGTGTATGCCATTGCGCCCTATTCCATGGGCCACGTCGAACTGAAAATCCCCTATCCGCGCCTGAACGGCATCCTCAAGCCCGAGCTATTTCCCGGCCGCGGCTGAAGCTCAGCAGCCCGTGCAAGCTACCTGCCAGCAACAGTGCTGGCAGGGTAGCGCCCAGCTCTGGCGCCTTGGCGGCGATCAGGTGATAGGCCACCACGCCCACAACCCAAGCCACCAGCGCCTGCCAGTGCAACCCCTCGACCTGGGCGGGCAGGCGCCGCCGACGGATC
Proteins encoded in this region:
- a CDS encoding DUF1249 domain-containing protein; its protein translation is MEVNLLRERYRVDLAGLQAACEANYARLMRLLPDMRTTQSSRRIGMTQGDQMLGVLVLDVLLACPYTTTVRVRQEHSLPWLPVPQLEVQVYHDARMAEVISAEHTRRLRSIYPYPNKAMHQPDEKAQLNLFLGEWLSHCLACGHELASVR
- a CDS encoding NUDIX domain-containing protein, with product MTDTLNSVPKAVEIVNRANCFKGFYKLDKVQLRHELFAGGMGREISRELFVRHDAVCVLPYDPLRDEVVLIEQFRVGALEKIDNPWLIEMVAGLIDKDEQPEEVAHREAEEEAGLSFSALWPMTRYFPSPGGSDEYVHLFLGRCSSESAGGLHGLEEEGEDIRVRVWSFEDALQAVRDGRICNAATIIGLQWLALNKDEVRGMWK
- a CDS encoding RsiV family protein, with product MTLVKLTSVAVLALALGACQSLFAPNYRTPLEVKRDAWEHVKPGCSASDCPLVNIDTVHFPAQPKLDAIVEKRLLQLTEDNQHGTAPSSLQAYEQQYLASADKRNSSYLQAKVREQHDGLVIIELSSYLDSGGAHGMPGRGFINYSRKLDKVLTLQDMLVPGQEQAFWKTVEESHRAWLISVGMDKDAEFVKTWPFKRSPHIALTYGAVVVKYEVYAIAPYSMGHVELKIPYPRLNGILKPELFPGRG